A section of the Subtercola frigoramans genome encodes:
- the nusA gene encoding transcription termination factor NusA — protein sequence MDIDLSVLKLMERERDIPFDELVQIIEQAILTAYLKHTGQADHVPAGSSPSHSSTNHSSTNHSAATPPEAPKARVHLDRKSGHVSIFVPELDDEDLVIGESEDNPSDFGRIAAFAAKQVINQRLRDIADDAVLGEFKGREGDIVAGVIQQGPNPRMIHVDLGTVEAIMPPEEQVAGEAYTHGNRIRVYVTAVTRGLKGPQITVSRTHPSLVRKLFALEVPEIASGVVEIVSLAREAGHRTKIAVRATEPGINAKGACIGELGQRVRAVTSELGNEKIDIVDYSDDLPTFVANALSPAKVTSSFVIDASLKAVRALVPDYQLSLAIGKEGQNARLAAKLTGAKIDIQPDSILEGD from the coding sequence GTGGACATCGACCTCAGCGTGCTCAAGCTCATGGAACGCGAACGTGACATCCCGTTCGACGAACTCGTGCAGATCATCGAGCAAGCGATCTTGACCGCGTACCTGAAGCACACCGGCCAGGCAGACCATGTCCCCGCCGGTTCATCGCCTTCACACAGCTCCACCAACCACAGCTCCACCAACCACAGTGCGGCAACTCCGCCCGAGGCGCCCAAAGCACGGGTTCACCTCGACCGCAAGTCCGGTCATGTGAGCATCTTCGTGCCAGAACTCGACGACGAAGACCTGGTCATCGGGGAGTCCGAAGACAACCCGAGCGACTTCGGCCGCATCGCCGCTTTCGCCGCAAAACAGGTCATCAACCAGCGACTGCGTGACATCGCCGACGACGCCGTGCTCGGCGAGTTCAAGGGTCGAGAGGGAGACATCGTTGCCGGAGTCATCCAGCAGGGGCCGAACCCCCGCATGATCCATGTCGACCTTGGTACCGTCGAGGCCATCATGCCGCCAGAGGAGCAGGTGGCCGGCGAGGCATACACCCACGGCAACCGCATCCGGGTGTATGTGACGGCCGTGACCCGTGGGCTGAAGGGCCCGCAGATCACCGTGTCGCGAACGCACCCCTCCCTCGTTCGAAAGCTCTTCGCTCTCGAGGTGCCCGAGATTGCGAGCGGTGTCGTCGAGATCGTCTCGCTGGCGCGCGAGGCAGGGCACCGCACCAAGATCGCCGTGCGTGCGACGGAACCGGGAATCAACGCCAAGGGTGCGTGCATCGGAGAACTCGGCCAGCGTGTGCGCGCCGTCACCAGCGAACTCGGCAACGAGAAGATCGACATCGTCGACTATTCGGATGATCTGCCCACCTTCGTGGCGAACGCGCTGTCTCCTGCCAAGGTCACCAGCTCATTCGTCATCGACGCTTCGCTCAAGGCCGTGCGTGCGCTTGTCCCCGACTACCAGCTCTCGCTCGCGATCGGCAAGGAGGGCCAGAACGCCCGCCTCGCAGCGAAACTAACAGGCGCGAAGATCGATATTCAGCCGGACTCGATCCTCGAGGGCGACTGA
- a CDS encoding YlxR family protein, which translates to MNSVRTCVGCRTRASKSALLRVVAHNSELVADEAAVLPGRGAYLHATERCFQNALKRRAFGRALRTESQLDTGVLREKLQTSVNNESLNNETVSKDTVNI; encoded by the coding sequence ATGAATTCCGTAAGAACGTGTGTCGGTTGCCGAACACGTGCCAGCAAGTCGGCTCTTCTGAGGGTCGTGGCCCACAATTCAGAGCTTGTCGCCGATGAGGCTGCTGTTCTGCCGGGCCGTGGTGCGTATCTGCACGCGACAGAGCGTTGTTTTCAGAACGCACTCAAGCGTCGGGCCTTCGGCCGGGCCCTGCGTACTGAATCACAACTGGATACGGGTGTGCTGCGTGAAAAGCTGCAAACATCCGTCAACAACGAATCACTCAACAACGAAACCGTGAGTAAAGACACTGTGAACATCTAA
- a CDS encoding HNH endonuclease signature motif containing protein, which produces MTRALLTDDEVDPGLSGSTSTDPDHFGLEPAGSTNDDPAANEAPSRSPRSSSSSPGSQSSGSASSGSASSGSASSGSTSSGPSSVSRRDRFAAAVAAVVVSHRAIAAAHAEHALLVEEARVAGFALHTQDSFASSRGGGPQWSSDQIVERQVVLELAVALHLTENDARRLVDTCEGLAGPFTTTREALALGRVSYRHTETIVTRSHPLPREALGRYEKAVLPWARKVTAQRLDKIARAVVEEAQPRTDTQRHTDAVTGRRVYLEPGADGMAYLTLYTAAVEAVAIHNRATDMAKSAKHNGDPRTLTQLKVDVLTDLMLNSDTHTPGVTPHIRARVNVTVPALTLLGRNHQGDPDPDQTSGPANLEGYGPIDRHTALTITRDAHSFTRILTDPATGVVLSYGRQRYKPPTDLDELIRLTHTECTFPTPCQPSTTSDLDHTIPWADGGTTSYDNISPLCTSHHKVKHHTQWTIVQTPGADGRPPTIIWTSPAGYEYTIDPTPLTRPIPQFTDNTDDKPEMSDSQTDANAATDANAASDAGTDNRTSAGASTESHPDLDIDLSTIIDDKISRNIDNDSNSDSDSDSDSDSDTPPF; this is translated from the coding sequence ATGACACGAGCATTACTCACCGATGACGAGGTTGATCCGGGCCTATCTGGTTCGACCTCCACAGACCCCGATCACTTCGGCCTAGAGCCCGCGGGTTCGACGAATGATGACCCTGCCGCAAACGAGGCACCGTCGCGGTCACCACGGTCGTCGTCGTCGTCGCCAGGGTCACAGTCGTCGGGATCGGCCTCGTCAGGATCAGCGTCGTCAGGATCAGCGTCGTCAGGGTCGACGTCATCGGGCCCGTCGTCGGTGTCGCGTCGGGACCGGTTCGCGGCGGCTGTCGCGGCGGTGGTGGTGTCGCATCGGGCGATCGCGGCCGCGCACGCCGAACACGCCCTCCTGGTCGAGGAGGCCCGGGTTGCCGGGTTCGCGTTGCACACCCAGGACAGCTTCGCCAGCAGTAGGGGCGGGGGCCCGCAGTGGTCCTCTGACCAGATCGTCGAGCGTCAAGTCGTCCTCGAACTCGCCGTCGCCCTGCACCTCACCGAGAATGATGCGAGGCGACTGGTCGACACCTGCGAAGGTCTTGCTGGCCCGTTCACGACCACCCGTGAAGCCCTTGCTTTGGGGCGGGTGTCGTACCGGCACACCGAAACGATTGTCACCCGTTCGCACCCGCTGCCCCGGGAAGCGTTAGGGAGGTACGAGAAGGCGGTACTGCCCTGGGCGCGGAAAGTCACCGCGCAACGCCTCGACAAAATAGCCCGCGCAGTCGTAGAGGAAGCACAACCCCGCACCGACACCCAACGCCACACCGACGCCGTCACGGGGAGGCGCGTATACCTGGAACCCGGGGCTGACGGGATGGCGTACCTGACCCTGTACACCGCCGCCGTCGAAGCGGTCGCCATCCACAACCGCGCCACCGACATGGCAAAATCGGCCAAACACAACGGTGACCCCCGCACCCTCACCCAACTCAAAGTCGACGTCCTCACCGACCTCATGCTCAACAGCGACACCCACACCCCAGGCGTCACCCCCCACATCCGGGCCCGGGTCAACGTCACCGTCCCCGCCCTCACACTGTTGGGCCGGAACCACCAGGGCGACCCCGACCCCGACCAGACCTCAGGACCAGCGAACCTCGAAGGGTACGGGCCGATCGACCGGCACACCGCCCTCACCATCACCCGCGACGCCCACTCCTTCACCCGCATCCTGACAGACCCCGCCACCGGTGTCGTCCTCAGCTACGGGCGGCAACGCTACAAACCCCCCACCGACCTCGACGAGTTGATCCGGCTCACCCACACCGAATGCACCTTCCCCACCCCCTGCCAACCCTCCACCACCTCAGACCTTGACCACACCATCCCCTGGGCCGACGGCGGCACCACGTCCTACGACAACATCAGCCCCCTCTGCACCTCACACCACAAAGTCAAACACCACACCCAATGGACCATCGTTCAAACCCCCGGCGCGGACGGGCGCCCACCGACCATCATCTGGACCTCACCCGCCGGATACGAATACACCATCGACCCCACACCCCTCACAAGACCCATTCCGCAGTTCACCGACAACACAGACGACAAGCCCGAAATGAGTGATAGTCAAACTGACGCCAACGCGGCCACTGACGCCAACGCGGCCAGTGACGCCGGCACCGACAATAGGACCAGCGCTGGCGCCAGCACCGAATCTCACCCGGACTTGGACATCGACCTGAGCACGATCATCGATGACAAAATCAGCCGCAACATCGACAACGACAGCAACAGCGACAGCGACAGCGACAGCGACAGCGACAGCGACACCCCACCATTCTGA
- the rbfA gene encoding 30S ribosome-binding factor RbfA, with protein sequence MVDEARARKLADRIKVIVAKKLERGVKDPRMGFVTITDVRVTGDLQHASIFYTVYGTDEERADSAAALKSATGMLRTEVGKNITSRLTPSLEFIADGIPENAKLIDSLLTEARNRDAEVESLAKQGTYAGDADPYVKPRVIADEDVFDDE encoded by the coding sequence GTGGTGGACGAAGCGCGGGCCCGCAAGTTGGCCGACCGGATCAAGGTCATTGTGGCCAAGAAGCTCGAGCGGGGCGTCAAAGACCCACGCATGGGTTTCGTGACGATCACCGATGTCCGGGTGACGGGCGACCTTCAGCACGCGTCGATCTTCTACACGGTGTACGGCACCGATGAGGAGCGCGCGGACAGCGCCGCGGCGTTGAAGTCAGCGACGGGCATGTTGCGCACGGAGGTGGGAAAGAACATCACCTCGCGCTTGACGCCGTCGCTGGAGTTCATCGCCGACGGAATCCCCGAGAATGCCAAGCTGATCGATTCTCTGCTGACGGAGGCTCGCAACCGCGACGCCGAGGTGGAGAGCCTGGCCAAACAGGGCACGTACGCTGGCGACGCCGACCCGTACGTCAAGCCGCGGGTCATCGCTGACGAAGATGTGTTCGACGACGAATAG
- the truB gene encoding tRNA pseudouridine(55) synthase TruB — protein MTSSGPTSGIVLIDKPQGLTSHDVVARTRKLAGTRKVGHAGTLDPLATGLLVLGLNSSTRLLTYIVGLDKEYEAIIRLGEATTTDDSEGETIARADPDSVQNVTASDVERALVPLTGDILQVPSSVSAIRVDGKRAYTRVREGETVVLDARPVTIASIDILGITRETSSETLPPSAFVDVAVRVTCSSGTFIRAIARDVGEALGVGGHLTSLRRTRIGPFQVSAAHTLPELDPARDLVPPATIAAELFPVVMLDAEHSIDLRNGKRIAVDAPKGCTVAAIDPAGELIGLFESKGGTARVLVNFPSDTRAVAEAAAKPEAPADKVAIIQAAKVQAAAVVTTELDPS, from the coding sequence GTGACTTCATCCGGCCCCACCAGTGGCATCGTGCTCATCGACAAGCCGCAAGGGCTGACCAGCCACGACGTCGTGGCCCGTACCCGAAAGCTGGCAGGCACGCGCAAGGTCGGCCATGCAGGAACGCTCGATCCCCTCGCGACAGGGCTCCTCGTTCTCGGCCTGAATTCCTCGACACGGCTGCTCACGTACATCGTCGGTCTCGACAAAGAGTACGAAGCGATCATCCGGCTCGGCGAAGCGACGACGACCGACGATTCCGAGGGCGAAACGATCGCGCGGGCCGATCCCGACAGCGTGCAGAACGTCACGGCCAGCGATGTCGAGCGCGCCCTTGTGCCTCTGACCGGCGACATCCTCCAGGTCCCGAGCTCCGTCAGCGCGATCAGGGTCGATGGCAAACGTGCCTATACCCGCGTTCGCGAGGGCGAGACAGTGGTTCTGGATGCCCGGCCGGTCACCATCGCGTCCATCGACATTCTCGGCATCACCCGGGAAACCTCGAGCGAGACGTTGCCGCCGTCAGCCTTCGTCGATGTCGCCGTGAGAGTGACGTGCAGCTCGGGGACTTTCATCCGCGCCATCGCTCGCGACGTGGGGGAGGCGCTGGGCGTCGGTGGGCATCTCACTTCGTTGAGGCGAACACGTATCGGCCCATTCCAGGTGAGCGCCGCACACACCCTGCCCGAACTCGACCCGGCACGGGATCTCGTGCCACCCGCGACCATCGCTGCAGAGCTGTTTCCGGTCGTGATGCTCGACGCCGAGCACTCGATCGATCTGCGGAACGGCAAGAGGATTGCGGTCGATGCCCCGAAGGGCTGCACCGTCGCTGCAATCGACCCGGCCGGGGAGCTCATCGGGTTGTTCGAGTCGAAGGGCGGCACGGCACGAGTGCTGGTGAACTTTCCTTCCGACACCCGCGCTGTAGCGGAGGCGGCCGCAAAGCCCGAAGCCCCTGCAGACAAAGTCGCCATTATCCAAGCCGCCAAAGTCCAAGCCGCCGCAGTAGTGACCACGGAGCTGGATCCCTCATGA
- the infB gene encoding translation initiation factor IF-2: protein MAKPRVHEIASELGVDSKVALAKLKEMGQFVKGPSSSIEPPVARRLKEALQAESAAAKATAGAGTSGAGAPASAASVARPGTRPGPAAPKAPTAPASSSPAAPATSSTSVTPGGARPGAASPAAAPSASAPAAPAVAPSASPASRDSASSASSAPNAPKSAGSGSQVAPSSAPASTPAPTASSAPSADASASESDGTAGSAPRPGSIPRPGGPRPGNNPFASSQGMQRPGAPRPGNNPFASQQGMQAGGSAARPGAAPAAPGSGASNIPRPGAPRPGAPRPGAPRPGGAGQGARPGGFGARPTGAGGFRPGGAGGARPAGAGGGFRPGGAPGAAPGNTFGAPRPAAGAGGRGRGPGGGTAGAFGRGGGRAKARKSKRTKRAEFELREAPSLGGVSVPRGDGTTVVRLRRGASITDFADKIDASPGNLVTVLFHLGEMATATESLDEATFGVLGDELGYKIQMVSPEDEDRELLLGFDIDIDEELAEETDDELEIRPPVVTVMGHVDHGKTRLLDAIRNANVVAGEAGGITQHIGAYQVIAPHEGIDRAITFIDTPGHEAFTAMRARGAQVTDIAVLVVAADDGIMPQTIEALNHAQAANVPIVVAVNKIDVPGANPAKVRQQLTEFGLVAEEYGGDVMFVDVSARQGIGIEKLLDAVLLTADAGLDLRANPNKDARGVAIEAKLDKGRGAVATVLIQSGTLHVGDAIVAGTAYGRVRAMHDENGVAVTAATPSRPVQVQGLSSVPRAGDTFLVTEEDRTARQIAEKREAVERNALLARARKRISLEDFTKALEEGKVESLNLIIKGDVSGAVEALEESLLKIEVDDSVQLRIIHRGVGAVTASDVDLATIDNAIIIGFNVRPDPKARERAAREGVDVRFYSVIYNALEDIENSLKGMLKPEFEEIQSGVAEIREIFRSSKFGNIAGVIVRSGTITRNAKARVIRDGVVVGDNLAIESLRRFKDDVTEVRTDFEAGIGLGKFNDIQIGDEIETIELKEKPRS from the coding sequence GTGGCAAAACCACGCGTACACGAGATCGCAAGCGAACTCGGCGTCGACAGTAAGGTCGCCCTGGCGAAGCTCAAAGAAATGGGCCAATTCGTCAAGGGGCCGTCATCAAGCATTGAACCGCCCGTTGCACGTCGCCTGAAAGAGGCGCTGCAGGCCGAAAGTGCCGCCGCCAAGGCGACGGCGGGAGCAGGCACGAGTGGTGCGGGCGCCCCCGCGTCAGCCGCATCGGTCGCGCGCCCGGGAACAAGGCCCGGCCCCGCCGCGCCCAAGGCGCCGACAGCACCAGCATCGTCGTCACCGGCCGCACCCGCGACCTCATCGACCTCGGTGACGCCGGGCGGCGCGCGTCCGGGCGCAGCTTCTCCGGCTGCTGCACCCTCCGCGTCTGCTCCGGCCGCCCCGGCTGTGGCTCCCTCAGCCTCGCCCGCTTCGCGTGACTCAGCCTCTTCGGCTTCGTCAGCACCCAACGCTCCGAAGTCGGCAGGATCAGGATCGCAGGTAGCACCATCGTCAGCACCGGCGAGCACTCCCGCGCCCACGGCAAGCTCTGCCCCTTCGGCTGATGCATCGGCCAGCGAGTCAGACGGAACTGCTGGCTCAGCTCCCCGCCCCGGCTCCATCCCTCGCCCCGGCGGGCCTCGCCCCGGCAACAACCCCTTCGCCTCGAGCCAGGGTATGCAGCGTCCGGGCGCACCTCGCCCCGGCAACAACCCCTTCGCCAGCCAGCAGGGTATGCAGGCCGGTGGATCGGCCGCTCGACCCGGTGCTGCACCTGCCGCTCCCGGTAGCGGTGCCAGCAATATTCCTCGCCCCGGCGCACCGCGCCCGGGTGCGCCGCGCCCCGGCGCACCGCGTCCGGGTGGAGCAGGCCAGGGTGCACGCCCCGGTGGCTTCGGTGCACGTCCGACTGGTGCCGGTGGCTTCCGTCCCGGTGGTGCTGGTGGGGCTCGTCCCGCCGGTGCTGGTGGCGGATTCCGTCCCGGCGGCGCCCCCGGTGCTGCTCCCGGCAACACTTTCGGTGCCCCTCGCCCCGCAGCAGGTGCTGGTGGCCGAGGTCGTGGTCCTGGCGGTGGTACCGCGGGTGCCTTCGGTCGCGGTGGCGGTCGTGCGAAAGCGCGCAAGTCGAAGCGTACGAAGAGAGCAGAATTCGAGCTCAGGGAAGCACCATCCCTTGGTGGTGTGAGTGTTCCCCGCGGTGACGGTACAACCGTCGTGCGACTGCGTCGTGGAGCTTCGATCACCGACTTCGCCGACAAGATCGACGCGAGCCCCGGAAATCTGGTCACCGTGCTCTTCCACCTCGGTGAGATGGCGACGGCGACCGAGTCCCTCGACGAGGCGACCTTCGGTGTGCTCGGTGATGAGCTGGGTTACAAGATCCAGATGGTCTCACCCGAAGACGAAGACCGCGAGCTGCTGCTCGGCTTCGACATCGACATCGACGAAGAACTCGCCGAAGAAACCGATGATGAGCTTGAGATCCGCCCGCCGGTGGTCACCGTCATGGGTCACGTCGACCACGGTAAGACCCGCCTCCTCGACGCCATCCGCAACGCGAATGTCGTCGCCGGTGAAGCGGGTGGCATCACCCAGCACATCGGTGCCTACCAGGTCATCGCACCCCACGAGGGCATCGATCGTGCCATCACCTTCATCGACACACCGGGCCACGAGGCGTTCACCGCCATGCGCGCCCGTGGTGCCCAGGTCACCGACATCGCGGTTCTCGTGGTGGCGGCAGACGACGGAATCATGCCACAGACGATCGAGGCACTGAACCACGCGCAGGCAGCAAATGTGCCGATCGTGGTCGCCGTCAACAAGATCGACGTTCCCGGTGCAAACCCGGCGAAGGTACGCCAGCAGCTCACAGAATTCGGCCTCGTCGCCGAAGAATACGGCGGAGACGTCATGTTCGTCGACGTGTCTGCGCGCCAGGGCATCGGCATCGAGAAGCTTCTCGACGCTGTGCTGCTCACCGCAGACGCTGGGCTTGACCTTCGGGCCAACCCGAACAAGGATGCCCGGGGTGTCGCCATCGAGGCGAAGCTCGACAAGGGCCGCGGTGCTGTCGCTACCGTGCTCATCCAGTCGGGTACGCTCCACGTCGGCGACGCGATTGTCGCCGGAACCGCCTATGGCCGGGTTCGCGCCATGCACGACGAGAACGGTGTCGCTGTCACGGCGGCAACGCCTTCCCGACCCGTGCAGGTGCAGGGCCTTTCGTCGGTGCCTCGCGCCGGTGACACGTTCCTGGTGACCGAAGAAGACCGTACTGCCCGCCAGATCGCTGAGAAGCGTGAAGCCGTCGAACGCAATGCCCTGCTGGCCCGTGCCCGCAAGCGCATCAGCCTCGAAGACTTCACCAAGGCGCTCGAAGAGGGCAAGGTCGAGTCGCTCAACCTCATCATCAAGGGTGACGTGTCGGGTGCTGTCGAAGCACTCGAAGAGTCGCTGCTCAAGATCGAGGTCGACGATTCGGTTCAGCTTCGGATCATCCATCGTGGTGTCGGTGCGGTCACCGCATCAGACGTCGACCTGGCGACGATCGACAACGCGATCATCATCGGGTTCAACGTTCGCCCCGACCCGAAGGCCCGCGAACGTGCAGCGCGCGAGGGTGTGGATGTTCGGTTCTACTCGGTCATCTACAACGCGCTCGAAGACATCGAGAACTCCCTCAAGGGCATGCTCAAGCCGGAGTTCGAAGAGATCCAGTCGGGTGTCGCCGAGATTCGCGAGATCTTCCGTTCTTCCAAGTTCGGGAACATCGCGGGTGTCATCGTTCGCTCGGGGACCATCACGAGAAACGCCAAGGCGCGGGTCATCCGCGATGGTGTCGTGGTCGGAGACAACCTGGCGATCGAGTCTCTGCGTCGTTTCAAAGACGACGTCACCGAGGTTCGTACGGACTTCGAGGCCGGCATCGGTCTCGGCAAGTTCAACGATATCCAGATCGGTGATGAGATCGAGACGATCGAACTGAAAGAGAAGCCGCGGTCGTAG
- a CDS encoding ketopantoate reductase family protein, producing MQIGIIGAGAIGGTIASLLSRAGHDVELTARGEHLSIIREQGLTLTGAWGSHVAQVEANPTLTRRPELAFICTKAQDARAAITANVDQLRGIPVVVVQNGLESLTTARSVFADEAPSGDEDQLPQWVGALALYAASYLAPGRITITTAGPTYLGTGEGAPDAAAISAAAVLDTVMPATAISNFRGAQWTKLIVNQVNAMPAITGLSAQETLAHPLLNPIITSGMREAVRIGFALGVHYGTVQGLNNLLLRIFSEAPLGLGNQLPKLLGRRMGSTPNPGSTLQSIRRGQLTEIDYLNGAVVAEAESAGLTAPVNAALVALVHEVERTGNFFTANAVQRAVFGDAR from the coding sequence ATGCAGATCGGAATCATCGGAGCCGGGGCCATCGGCGGCACCATCGCGTCGCTCCTCTCCCGCGCCGGCCACGACGTCGAGCTGACGGCCCGCGGAGAACATCTCTCGATCATCCGTGAACAGGGTCTCACTCTGACGGGTGCCTGGGGCTCGCACGTTGCCCAGGTAGAGGCAAACCCGACACTCACGCGTCGCCCAGAGCTCGCCTTCATCTGCACGAAGGCTCAGGATGCCCGGGCCGCCATCACCGCGAACGTCGACCAGCTCCGCGGGATACCTGTGGTCGTCGTGCAGAACGGTCTCGAATCGCTGACGACAGCACGCAGCGTGTTTGCCGATGAGGCACCGTCGGGCGACGAAGACCAACTGCCGCAGTGGGTGGGTGCACTCGCACTCTATGCGGCGAGCTATCTCGCCCCGGGACGAATCACGATCACGACGGCTGGCCCCACGTACCTCGGCACGGGTGAAGGCGCTCCGGATGCGGCAGCGATCAGCGCTGCCGCGGTTCTCGACACCGTCATGCCCGCCACCGCCATCTCGAACTTCCGCGGCGCGCAGTGGACCAAGCTGATCGTCAACCAGGTCAACGCGATGCCCGCAATCACGGGGCTGAGCGCGCAGGAGACCCTCGCGCACCCGCTGTTGAACCCCATCATCACGTCGGGAATGCGGGAGGCGGTGAGAATCGGCTTCGCTTTGGGAGTGCACTACGGCACGGTGCAGGGGCTCAACAATCTCCTGCTGCGAATCTTCTCCGAGGCACCCCTGGGACTCGGTAACCAGTTACCGAAATTGTTGGGACGCAGGATGGGCAGCACTCCGAACCCGGGATCGACCTTGCAGAGCATCCGCCGCGGCCAACTGACCGAAATCGACTACCTGAACGGTGCCGTCGTCGCTGAAGCCGAATCGGCAGGCCTCACGGCGCCGGTCAACGCTGCGCTTGTAGCCCTCGTGCACGAAGTCGAACGCACCGGAAACTTCTTCACTGCCAACGCGGTGCAGCGCGCCGTGTTCGGTGACGCTCGCTAG
- a CDS encoding A/G-specific adenine glycosylase: MNTSAAGDTAPQLAAPLIDWFATNARDLPWRRPGFSAWGTLVSEFMLQQTPVARVVPRLEEWLERWPTPAALAESSPGDAVRAWQSLGYPRRALWLHSCAVVITERHGGEVPRAVDDLLALPGVGDYTARAVAAFAFGDRHPVVDTNIRRVIARSVIGDAEPGPPSARRDLAAMLDILPHDPAAARAFNAAIMELGAVVCTARAPRCEVCPITDNCAWRGLGYPGFAGKRKATQKKYEGSDRQVRGLVLAQLRTLPADNASTLSRSRLASVWHEPTQLDRAIAGLVADGLAVESLSGFRLP; the protein is encoded by the coding sequence ATGAATACCAGCGCCGCCGGCGATACCGCTCCGCAGCTCGCTGCACCACTTATCGACTGGTTTGCGACAAATGCGCGTGACCTGCCGTGGCGGCGCCCGGGGTTCTCGGCCTGGGGCACCCTGGTGAGCGAGTTCATGTTGCAGCAGACGCCTGTTGCACGGGTCGTGCCGCGGCTCGAAGAGTGGCTCGAACGCTGGCCGACACCCGCGGCACTCGCCGAGAGCTCCCCCGGCGACGCCGTTCGGGCCTGGCAGTCACTGGGTTACCCGCGCCGCGCCCTCTGGCTTCACTCCTGCGCCGTCGTCATCACCGAACGACACGGCGGCGAGGTGCCCCGAGCAGTGGATGATCTGCTGGCCCTGCCCGGAGTGGGGGACTACACCGCGCGCGCCGTCGCGGCATTCGCGTTCGGTGATCGTCACCCTGTCGTCGACACCAACATCCGCAGGGTGATCGCTCGCTCAGTAATCGGAGACGCTGAACCGGGCCCGCCGAGCGCCCGCCGCGACCTCGCTGCAATGCTCGACATCCTCCCCCACGATCCAGCAGCAGCACGAGCATTCAACGCTGCCATCATGGAGCTGGGGGCCGTGGTCTGCACGGCTCGAGCGCCACGCTGTGAGGTGTGCCCGATCACGGACAACTGCGCGTGGCGCGGGCTCGGGTACCCGGGATTCGCTGGAAAGCGAAAAGCCACGCAGAAGAAGTACGAGGGCTCAGACCGCCAGGTGCGGGGCCTCGTTCTCGCACAATTGCGCACCTTGCCCGCCGACAACGCAAGCACTCTCTCACGCTCACGCCTCGCGTCCGTCTGGCACGAACCGACACAACTCGATCGAGCCATCGCAGGTCTTGTGGCCGACGGCCTCGCTGTCGAGTCTCTCTCCGGCTTTCGGCTCCCCTGA
- a CDS encoding bifunctional riboflavin kinase/FAD synthetase, whose protein sequence is MDVFRSVSDIPADFGPSAVTVGKFDGVHEGHRAVIGEVLNTAHREGLRAAVVTFDRHPLRLLAPERAPVALVGVEQKLELLAETGLDAALMLTFDEVTANLSPREFVEQILVHGLHARIVMVGADFRFGHHSEGTVAVLQSLGAEFGFEVRLIPDVMPTSDRRVSSTWIRELLAEGDVAHAAKLLGHLPAVGGEVVHGAKRGRELGFPTANLSPRSEGLIPADGVYAGWLTDGDMRYPAAISVGSNPTFDGVPPKQVEAFVLDETIDLYGHDVLISFADRIRGMVKFTGIEPLIDQMNDDVEQVRSRLA, encoded by the coding sequence ATGGACGTGTTCAGGTCGGTCTCCGACATCCCAGCAGACTTCGGGCCGTCGGCAGTCACAGTCGGCAAATTCGACGGTGTGCACGAGGGTCACCGGGCAGTCATCGGCGAGGTCTTGAACACCGCCCACCGGGAGGGCCTCCGCGCGGCCGTCGTGACGTTCGACAGGCACCCCTTGCGGCTTCTGGCACCAGAGCGAGCGCCTGTCGCTCTCGTCGGAGTCGAACAGAAGCTCGAACTGCTGGCAGAGACGGGTCTGGATGCTGCGCTCATGCTCACGTTCGACGAAGTCACCGCAAACCTCAGTCCCCGCGAGTTCGTGGAACAGATTCTCGTGCACGGGCTGCACGCCCGCATCGTGATGGTGGGTGCGGACTTCCGCTTCGGCCATCACAGCGAGGGCACGGTTGCCGTGCTTCAGAGCCTGGGCGCCGAATTCGGTTTCGAGGTCCGTCTGATCCCCGACGTGATGCCCACATCAGACCGGCGCGTGTCGTCGACCTGGATCCGCGAACTCCTGGCAGAGGGCGATGTGGCGCACGCGGCCAAACTGCTCGGCCATCTCCCGGCCGTTGGTGGCGAGGTCGTCCACGGTGCCAAACGCGGCCGCGAGCTCGGTTTTCCGACGGCGAATCTCTCACCGCGTTCGGAAGGACTCATTCCGGCAGACGGTGTCTACGCCGGCTGGCTCACCGATGGCGACATGAGGTATCCCGCAGCTATCTCTGTGGGCAGCAACCCGACATTCGATGGAGTTCCCCCGAAGCAGGTCGAGGCCTTCGTTCTCGATGAGACGATCGATCTCTACGGGCACGATGTACTGATCTCGTTCGCCGACCGCATCAGGGGAATGGTGAAATTCACCGGGATCGAGCCACTCATCGACCAGATGAACGACGACGTGGAGCAGGTCAGAAGTCGACTAGCGTGA